A window of the Zeugodacus cucurbitae isolate PBARC_wt_2022May chromosome 4, idZeuCucr1.2, whole genome shotgun sequence genome harbors these coding sequences:
- the LOC105214881 gene encoding DDB1- and CUL4-associated factor 8, producing the protein MDNIKQSSCDKTLSNNKLISAESCSDDDEGKEIAMETVEALLQAAVTEQADDNYSESDSRSTPTKADKSSSDSGVCINMEEQSTTNADVNPDIEDMNSVDVSSSDNPNMSPNHSGNNIVLSSTFNDESLTKVNNDPSEGQTVSNDIEVENHCGNGKVNELPVWPRRTRRGARNYRHSTQEDGQDVEEGAEDEEVVVNATEEEQMPLLSETTSQSTNAEAVNNIDTSMPSEAENSPAISDGVNIRHVSTSPVFSDDYDDIHDDDDDDDDDDDDDDDDDDDDDEDDTDDEDAEAETTEHASNLTDIMNKPKPTYTWCSTYELMRREHGLSGDGRRSLSNGLSPGFNARFYAARHVVERMKISHCLMKHSGCVNCLNFNRTGDLLCSGSDDTRIIVWNWAQNKPKCVFKSGHTENIFQTKFINSAGVLDIVSAGRDGQVRRSILPSSGGKPQTSLLYRHNSSVHKLVMSPNNPFEIISAGEDAHIRRKDLRSDESSTSLCKVQSSRKKRKIRLFSIAHHPYAPEICVCGCDNFVRVFDKRNMAKPVHEMCPEHLTKDAMPQVTCAVYNSTGSEVLASYSDDFIYLFNNNKYKTGEYLHRYRGHYNHKTIKGVNFFGPNSEYVISGSDCGNIFFWDKNTEAILNFMPGDTMGVVNCLEPHPSIPVLATSGLDSSIKIWTPSSEMYPPDLSKLEACVKRNLRHSVLGEGRKFDDREFHNFIRQFLRTPPRRGTYLSGDDEQNSSSSSSDGDSDGFDCPQMEGIQCQTQ; encoded by the exons ATGGACAATATCAAGCAATCGTCTTGTGACAAAACATTGTCTAATAATAAATTGATATCAGCTGAGAGCTGTTCAGACGACGATGAAGGAAAGGAAATAGCAATGGAAACTGTGGAGGCACTTCTACAGGCAGCAGTCACAGAACAAGCCGATGATAATTATAGTGAAAG tgaTTCCCGTTCAACGCCAACAAAAGCAGATAAAAGCAGCAGTGACAGCGGAGTTTGTATCAACATGGAAGAGCAATCAACTACTAATGCGGATGTTAATCCAGATATAGAAGATATGAATTCTGTCGATGTAAGCAGTTCCGACAATCCGAATATGTCTCCCAACCATTCAGGAAACAATATAGTACTTAGCTCTACCTTCAATGACGAATCCTTAACTAAAGTAAACAATGACCCATCTGAAGGACAAACTGTCAGCAATGATATAGAGGTGGAAAATCATTGTGGTAATGGAAAAGTAAATGAATTACCCGTTTGGCCGCGTCGTACCCGCCGTGGTGCACGGAACTACCGACATAGTACCCAAGAAGACGGTCAAGACGTTGAAGAGGGAGCTGAAGACGAAGAAGTCGTCGTAAATGCCACTGAAGAAGAGCAAATG CCCTTGCTGTCGGAAACAACAAGTCAATCTACAAATGCGGAAGCGGTTAATAACATTGATACATCAATGCCAAGTGAAGCAGAGAAT TCACCAGCAATTTCCGACGGTGTAAACATACGGCATGTAAGCACCAGTCCGGTTTTCAGCGACGACTATGATGACATTCAtgacgacgatgatgatgacgacgatgatgatgatgatgacgatgatgacgACGATGATGACGACGAGGACGACACTGATGATGAAGATGCTGAAGCTGAAACCACTGAGCATGCTAGCAATTTAACTGATATTATGAATAAACCGAAACCAACATATACCTGGTGTTCGACGTATGAGTTAATGCGCCGCGAACACGGACTGAGTGGCGATGGCCGCAGATCCTTGAGTAATGGTCTATCTCCAGGTTTCAATGCACGATTTTATGCAGCACGACACGTTGTCGAACGTATGAAGATCTCCCATTGTCTAATGAAGCACAGTGGCTGcgtaaattgtttgaattttaatcgCACCGGCGACTTACTCTGTTCTGGTTCAGATGACACACGCATAATAGTATGGAATTGGGCTCAAAATAAGCCAAAATGCGTTTTCAAATCTGGACATACTGAGAATATATTTCAGACCAAATTTATAAATAGTGCAGGTGTTTTAGATATCGTATCAGCTGGTCGTGATGGTCAAGTACGCCGTTCCATTTTGCCATCATCCGGTGGTAAACCACAAACATCATTGTTATATCGTCATAATAGTTCCGTTCATAAACTTGTGATGAGTCCAAATAATCCCTTTGAAATTATAAGTGCTGGCGAAGATGCTCACATTCGTCGTAAAGATCTGCGCAGCGACGAGAGCTCAACAAGCCTTTGTAAAGTGCAAAGCAGCAGGAAGAAACGAAAAATACGTCTTTTTAGCATTGCTCATCACCCCTACGCACCGGAAATATGCGTGTGCGGCTGTGATAACTTCGTACGTGTCTTCGATAAGCGCAATATGGCCAAGCCAGTGCATGAAATGTGTCCTGAACATTTAACTAAA GATGCCATGCCTCAAGTTACTTGCGCAGTATACAATAGTACAGGTAGCGAAGTGCTTGCATCTTACAGCGATGATTTCATCTActtatttaataacaacaagtacaaaACAGGCGAATATCTGCATCGTTACCGTGGTCATTA CAATCACAAAACTATTAAAGGTGTCAACTTTTTTGGCCCTAATTCCGAGTATGTCATCAGTGGTAGTGATTGTGGTAACATCTTTTTCTGGGATAAAAATACTgaagcaattttaaattttatgcccGGCGATACCATGGGTGTG gTGAACTGTTTAGAGCCGCATCCGTCAATTCCAGTGCTGGCTACATCTGGACTAGATAGCAGCATAAAAATATGGACACCAAGCAGCGAAATG tatCCTCCCGATTTGTCTAAACTCGAGGCATGTGTTAAACGGAATCTCAGACATTCTGTATTGGGTGAAGGTCGTAAGTTTGATGATCGCGAGTTTCACAATTTTATACGTCAGTTTCTACGTACGCCTCCACGTCGTGGTACGTATCTATCAGGTGATGACGAACagaatagcagcagcagcagcagtgacgGTGATAGTGATGGCTTTGATTGTCCCCAAATGGAAGGAATACAATGCCAAACCCAATAA